A genome region from Arachis duranensis cultivar V14167 chromosome 6, aradu.V14167.gnm2.J7QH, whole genome shotgun sequence includes the following:
- the LOC107495228 gene encoding uncharacterized protein LOC107495228 translates to MRIFLKSIDYNIWKIILNGPDVPTKQNADGEVVKKEDNEWTEEEKKKVELNSKAINLMHCAISFEEYRKVSKCKTAKEIWDKLRLNHEGTKQVRETRIDMLMKEYEMFNMKEEESIDQMFERFSIIINNLDAMGKSYSEETLVRKT, encoded by the coding sequence ATGAGAATCTTTTTGAAGTCAATTGATTACAACATTTGGAAGATTATTCTCAATGGACCAGACGTCCCAACTAAGCAAAACGCTGATGGAGAAGTTGTGAAAAAAGAAGACAATGAGTGGacagaggaagaaaagaagaaggttgAACTCAATTCAAAGGCAATCAACCTGATGCACTGCGCAATAAGTTTTGAAGAATACAGAAAAGTGTCAAAGTGCAAGACAGCTAAAGAAATATGGGATAAGCTCAGACTCAACCATGAAGGCACCAAACAAGTGAGGGAGACCAGAATTGATATGCTGATGAAGGAGTATGAAATGTTCAACATGAAGGAGGAAGAGAGCATTGATCAAATGTTCGAAAGGTTCtcaataatcatcaacaatcTGGATGCCATGGGGAAGAGCTATTCCGAAGAAACCTTGGTAAGGAAGACTTGA